One segment of Acropora muricata isolate sample 2 chromosome 8, ASM3666990v1, whole genome shotgun sequence DNA contains the following:
- the LOC136925962 gene encoding uncharacterized protein produces MKAYVVKLLISLLLIALVTSKIMAENRLHKEYKSDEDHHEHSTKNSTHKHGNKDGIELRAVVPPSCYTQFFVGSLPPVGLRNNLKNIEYICQEVNQQTYYGTMFDEGIGIAVFSAYTLTQANVNFQPGRPQASWRKTPGIAKEGSNAIYLNQPFDKGHLVPAKTYSSTLDSFRSTFFYSNAVPQRPTFNRGQWFQFENRIRVYAQQCTQGPRPGALYLITGTAFGHITNSGQGMNPVQVSQLGPAGKNPAIAIPNSMWTAGCCVHPNGIESFAVIGNNVPIQTSILMQQIPVARLQGILAADVVNLNIGGPNVDLFPGNPACSNKNNDLGNLPSG; encoded by the exons ATGAAGGCTTACGTTGTGAAGCTTTTAATATCTCTACTTCTTATTGCTTTGGTGACTTCAAAAATCATGGCTGAAAACCGATTGCACAAGGAATACAAGAGTG atGAGGATCACCACGAGCACAGCACTAAGAACAGCACACACAAACACGGCAACAAAGATGGCATAGAGCTTCGAGCAGTTGTCCCTCCGTCATGCTACACTCAGTTTTTTGTAGGTAGCCTCCCACCCGTAGGTCTGCGAAATAACTTAAAGAATATAGAGTACATCTGCCAGGAGGTGAATCAACAGACTTATTATGGCACGATGTTTGACGAAGGTATCGGTATTGCTGTGTTTTCAGCTTACACATTGACGCAGGCAAATGTGAATTTTCAGCCTGGTCGACCACAAGCTTCATGGAGAAAAACACCAG GTATCGCGAAGGAAGGAAGCAATGCAATATACCTAAATCAACCATTTGACAAAGGTCATCTTGTCCCAGCAAAAACTTACTCCAGCACCCTAGACAGCTTTCGTTCTACCTTTTTCTACTCCAACGCCGTTCCGCAGCGGCCAACTTTCAACCGAGGCCAGTGGTTCCAATTTGAGAACAGGATACGGGTTTATGCTCAACAATGCACACAGGGACCCCGACCTGGAGCTCTGTATCTGATAACAGGCACTGCATTTGGTCACATTACGAACAGCGGTCAAGGAATGAACCCAGTACAAGTCAGCCAATTGGGTCCAGCTGGTAAAAATCCCGCTATAGCTATTCCCAACTCCATGTGGACTGCTGGCTGCTGTGTGCACCCAAACGGCATCGAGAGCTTTGCAGTGATTGGAAACAACGTTCCAATTCAAACCAGCATACTAATGCAGCAGATTCCCGTGGCACGACTACAAGGTATTCTTGCGGCCGATGTTGTTAACCTCAACATCGGCGGACCAAATGTTGATCTGTTCCCTGGAAATCCAGCTTGCTCCAATAAAAACAACGACCTGGGAAATCTGCCTTCGGGATAA